A section of the Corvus moneduloides isolate bCorMon1 chromosome 29, bCorMon1.pri, whole genome shotgun sequence genome encodes:
- the MINDY1 gene encoding ubiquitin carboxyl-terminal hydrolase MINDY-1 → MEQEGTLPTSPSSEETPQPPEELVEGERIPDVAQESPAPAREDARGKSGEQEGVPSPEGPPGGSLQEQPLQEEGSSLGAPQSVPGAGAEPPRAQPPGREADFYCVKWISWKGERTPVVTQSENGPCPLLAIINILLLQWKVKLPPQKEVITAEELMAHLGNCILATQPRDTSEGLQLNFQQNINDTMTVLPKLSTGLDVNVRFTGVSDFEYTPECIVFDLLNIPLYHGWLVDPQSPEQVQAVGKLSYNQLVEKIITCKQASDSSLVSEGLVAEQFLESTASQLTFHGLCELTARAREGELGVFFRNNHFSTMIKHKGHLYLLVTDQGFLQEEGVVWESLHSVDGDSCFCDTEFHLSHTLGKEGATAASPDHRLQQRQVDQDYMVALSLQQGQDPRSVLSDLELARQLQHEEYQQHHPHPPPPPQPLPAQAGGRPAGERRQRQKPDLDCALL, encoded by the exons atggagcaggaggggacTCTCCCAACCAGTCCCAGCAGCGAAGagaccccccagccccccgaGGAGCTCGTCGAGGGGGAAAGAATTCCAGATGTTGCCCAGGAGAGCCCAGCACCGGCCAGGGAAGATGCCAGGGGGAAATCCGGGGAGCAGGAAGGGGTACCCAGCCCTGAGGGACCCCCGGGAggctccctgcaggagcagccccttcAGGAGGAGGGGTCCTCGCTGGGTGCCCCCCAAAGCGTGCCAGGAgccggggctgagcccccccggGCGCAGCCCCCCGGGAGGGAAGCGGATTTTTACTGCGTGAAGTGGATCAGCTGGAAAGGGGAGCGGACGCCGGTGGTCACCCAGAGCGAGAACGGGCCCTGCCCGCTCCTGGCCATCATCAACATCCTCCTCCTGCAGTGGAAG GTGAAGCTGCCCCCGCAGAAGGAGGTGATCACGGCCGAGGAGCTGATGGCACATTTGG GGAATTGCATCCTGGCCACCCAACCCCGGGACACTTCGGAGGGGCTGCAGTTGAACTTCCAGCAG aaCATCAACGACACCATGACGGTCCTGCCGAAGCTCTCGACGGGGCTGGACGTCAACGTGAGGTTCACGGGGGTCTCCGATTTCGAGTACACCCCCGAGTGCATCGTTTTCGACCTCCTCAACATCCCGCTCTACCACGGCTGGCTGGTGGACCCCCAG AGCCCGGAGCAGGTCCAGGCCGTGGGCAAGCTCAGCTACAACCAGCTGGTGGAGAAGATCATCACCTGCAAACAGGCCAGCGACTCCAGCCTGGTGAGCGAAG ggcTGGTGGCCGAGCAGTTCCTGGAGTCCACGGCGTCGCAGCTGACGTTCCACGGGCTGTGCGAGCTCACGGCCCGCGCCCGCGAGGGCGAGCTCGGCGTCTTCTTCCGCAACAACCACTTCAGCACCATGATCAAGCACAAG GGCCACCTTTACCTGCTGGTGACGGACCAGGGcttcctgcaggaggagggggtggTGTGGGAGAGCCTGCACAGCGTGGATGGGGACAGCTGCTTCTGTGACACCGAGTTCCACCTCAGCCACACCCTGGGCAAGGAGGGGGCCACCGCGGCCAGCCCGGACCACcggctgcagcagagacaagtGGACCAG GATTACATGGtggccctgtccctgcagcaggggcaggacCCCCGCTCTGTGCTCAGCGACCTGGAGCTGGCACGGCAGCTGCAGCACGAGGAGTATCAGCAgcaccatcctcatcctcctcctcctcctcagccgCTCCCAGCGCAG gCGGGCGGGCGTCCGGCCGGagagcggcggcagcggcagaAGCCGGATTTGGACTGTGCCCTCCTGTAG
- the PRUNE1 gene encoding exopolyphosphatase PRUNE1 yields MEQFVAGNRAALQDHVRQRQEIHVVMGNEACDLDSTVSALALAYFLAQTSPAPKAAFVPVLNIPRADFALRTETTFLLRDRGIPAASLIFRDEIDLGGLHHAGLLSLTLVDHHVLPGADAALEEAVVEVLDHRPLERDRGPPCQVTVEPVGSCATLVTERILQGPPGVLDRTTAALLHGTILLDCVNLSPAAGKVTPRDVACVSLLEERFPELPARDAVFQALYTAKFDITGLTTEQMLRKDLKVLSSDDVVVPISGIFEDLETFLHRPGLLQDLEAFCQARGYAGLVAMTVSFNERHEPTRKLAVYSRQEPLRSTLCRALEEATTPSLLLQPLPSPSPCVVAYAQGNAVAARKKVLPILRAALGGLGAAGGPEEEAVPPPTPMNSLVEECPLAQAVPPLCPQDVLERVSRIAAGQPPGSPK; encoded by the exons ATGGAGCAGTTCGTGGCGGGGAACCGGGCGGCTCTGCAG GATCACGTCCGGCAGCGCCAGGAGATCCACGTGGTGATGGGCAACGAAGCCTGTGACCTGGACTCCACCGTCTCAGCGCTGGCCCTGGCCTATTTCCTGGCCCAG ACCTCCCCGGCTCCCAAAGCCGCCTTCGTGCCGGTGCTGAACATCCCCCGCGCCGACTTCGCGCTCCGGACGGAGACGACGTTCCTGCTGCGGGATCGGGGAATCCCGGCCGCCTCCCTAATCTTTCGGGATGAGATCGACCTGGGGGGGCTGCACCACGCTGGGCTGCTCTCCCTGACGCTGGTCGATCACCACGTCCTGCCCGG TGCCGACGCTGCCCTGGAAGAGGCCGTGGTGGAGGTCCTGGACCACCGGCCGCTGGAGCGGGACCGCGGTCCCCCGTGCCAGGTGACCGTGGAGCCGGTGGGCTCCTGTGCCACGCTGGTGACCGAGCGGATCCTGCAGGGCCCCCCGGGCGTGCTGGACAGAACCACGGCCGCGCTGCTGCACG GCACCATCCTGCTGGACTGCGTCAACCTGAGCCCGGCCGCGGGCAAGGTGACACCCAGGGACGTGGCCTGCGTGTCCCTGCTTGAGGAGAGGTTCCCGGAGCTGCCAGCCCGTGATGCCGTGTTCCAAGCCCTGTACACAGCCAAGTTTGATATCACAG GGCTGACGACGGAGCAGATGTTGCGGAAGGACCTCAAAGTCCTCTCCAGTGACGACGTGGTCGTCCCCATCAGTGGCATCTTTGAGGACCTGGAA aCGTTCCTGCACCGGCCTGGCTTGCTGCAGGACCTGGAGGCTTTCTGCCAGGCCCGTGGCTACGCAGGGCTGGTGGCCATGACCGTGTCCTTTAACGAACGCCACGAGCCCACCCGGAAACTCGCGGTCTACAGCCGGCAGGAGCCCCTCCGCAGCACG CTGTGCCGGGCGCTGGAGGAGGCGACGacaccatccctgctcctgcagccgcTGCCCAGCCCCTCGCCCTGCGTGGTCGCCTACGCCCAAGGCAACGCCGTGGCCGCTCGGAAGAAGGTGCTGCCCATCCTGCGGGCAGCACTGGGgggcctgggagctgctgggggtccCGAGGAGGAGGCGGTGCCCCCGCCCACCCCCATGAACAGCCTGGTGGAGGAGTGTCCACTGGCGCAGGCCGTGCCCCCgctgtgtccccaggatgtcctGGAGCGGGTCAGCCGCATCGCCGCGGGGCAGCCCCCCGGCTCCCCAAAATAA
- the CDC42SE1 gene encoding CDC42 small effector protein 1: MSDFWHKLGCCVVEKPQPKKRRRRIDRSMIGEPMNFVHLTHIGSGDMAAGEGLPMTGAVQEMRSKGGRERQWSNSRVL, from the exons ATGAGCGACTTCTGGCACAAGCTGGGCTGCTGCGTTGTGGAGAAGCCCCAGCCC aagaagaggaggagacgGATCGACCGCTCCATGATCGGGGAGCCCATGAACTTCGTCCACCTGACGCACATCGGCTCCGGAGACATGGCCGCGGGAGAGGGGCTGCCCATG ACCGGTGCTGTCCAGGAGATGAGGTCCAAGGGTGGCCGGGAGCGACAGTGGAGCAACTCCCGCGTGTTGTAG
- the MLLT11 gene encoding protein AF1q has protein sequence MLDTISSQYDSFIYWRMPIPRLDVAELEGLGLGDMALYKPKGGLGKLGDRDSQDLSQEEDSLLQFNSFNFWRAPIASISSVDFDLI, from the coding sequence ATGCTGGACACCATCAGCAGCCAGTACGACTCCTTCATCTACTGGAGGATGCCGATCCCACGGCTGGACGTGGCcgagctggaggggctggggctcGGAGATATGGCCCTCTACAAGCCCAAGGGAGGCCTGGGCAAGCTCGGTGACCGGGACAGCCAGGACCTCTCCCAGGAAGAGGACAGTCTGCTGCAGTTCAACAGCTTTAACTTCTGGCGAGCTCCCATTGCCAGCATCAGCTCCGTAGATTTCGATTTAATTTGA